From Cannabis sativa cultivar Pink pepper isolate KNU-18-1 chromosome 8, ASM2916894v1, whole genome shotgun sequence, a single genomic window includes:
- the LOC115698829 gene encoding probable ribonuclease P/MRP protein subunit POP5, producing the protein MVGFKNRYMVVEVNLNPNRDLGTDDPIIITAYNVTKAIKDNILINFGECGLASSLGSLQVKYVNHITKICIIRASREEYQKVWSAITMVRSIGNVPVVINLLDLTGSIKACKNAALKCEESKFEQYKLVAGASLSAVVSKQMQDFIEKIKMLEH; encoded by the exons ATGGTTGGATTTAAGAATCGGTACATGGTGGTGGAGGTGAACTTGAATCCCAATAGAGATTTAGGGACAGATGATCCCATAATAATAACCGCATATAATGTGACTAAAGCAATTAAAGACAACATTCTCATCAACTTTGGTGAGTGTGGTCTTGCTTCTTCTTTAGGATCTCTCCAAG TTAAGTATGTGAATCATATCACAAAGATATGTATCATTCGAGCTTCAAGAGAGGAATACCAAAAAGTTTGGTCCGCAATCACCATGGTGAGGAGTATTGGAAATGTGCCAGTTGTAATTAACTTATTGGACCTGACTG GAAGCATTAAGGCATGTAAAAATGCTGCACTGAAGTGTGAAGAATCAAAATTTGAGCAGTACAAACTTGTGGCTGGTGCTTCTCTATCAGCTGTTGTTAGCAAGCAGATGCAAGACtttattgagaaaataaaaatgttgGAGCATTAG